The Deltaproteobacteria bacterium genome window below encodes:
- a CDS encoding AI-2E family transporter: MDETPVAAPKRSETLWTTARRFWRLWGYLLFVLAVLVLFRGILLPFVFAFLIVYLLAPIVARLQPRVGRVLAVVCCYVVILSLLAGFFGLLLPAVVKDLARLRDSLPATIAEINEVYLPRASAWIEATFGAVLPPVDGAPAVHPATEIVAHPLPDGGWTIDLEGVQLQARGSDDGSWVIGAPSTAVEPRADISKEVRELLAARAEDLTGFIGPAIQALVKGVAGFLTSFVITFMIGGFALVDLARVTRFVRSLVPAEFRPGFDELWRGMDKGLGGVVRGQLLICLVNGALTFIGLIIFGIKYSFLLGVMAGMFSLIPIFGTILSSIPIIVIAMVSGESGPQLGPALGILAWIVGIHLLEANVLNPKIIGDSAEIHPVIVVFALIAGEHVFGLVGALLAIPVMSIVQTMFLQARRHSPVFSGEHDLVPAPALREPPR; the protein is encoded by the coding sequence GTGGACGAGACGCCAGTCGCCGCACCCAAGCGGTCGGAGACCCTGTGGACCACCGCGCGCCGGTTCTGGCGCCTGTGGGGCTACCTGTTGTTCGTGCTCGCGGTGCTGGTGTTGTTCCGCGGCATCCTGCTGCCGTTCGTGTTCGCGTTCCTCATCGTGTACCTGCTGGCCCCGATCGTCGCGCGCCTGCAGCCGCGAGTCGGCCGCGTGCTGGCGGTGGTGTGCTGCTACGTCGTGATCCTCAGCCTGCTGGCGGGGTTCTTCGGCCTGTTGCTGCCGGCGGTGGTCAAGGATCTCGCGCGCCTGCGCGACAGCCTGCCGGCGACGATCGCCGAGATCAACGAGGTCTACCTGCCGCGCGCGTCGGCGTGGATCGAAGCCACCTTCGGCGCCGTGCTGCCGCCGGTCGATGGCGCCCCGGCGGTCCATCCCGCGACCGAGATCGTCGCGCACCCGCTGCCCGACGGCGGCTGGACCATCGACCTCGAGGGGGTGCAGCTGCAGGCCCGCGGCAGCGACGACGGCAGCTGGGTCATCGGCGCGCCGTCGACCGCGGTCGAGCCGCGCGCCGACATCAGCAAGGAGGTCCGCGAGCTGCTGGCGGCCCGCGCCGAGGATCTCACCGGCTTCATCGGCCCCGCGATCCAGGCGCTGGTGAAGGGCGTGGCCGGCTTCCTCACCAGCTTCGTCATCACCTTCATGATCGGTGGCTTCGCGCTGGTCGACCTCGCCCGCGTGACCCGCTTCGTGCGCTCGTTGGTGCCGGCCGAGTTCCGCCCCGGCTTCGACGAGCTGTGGCGCGGCATGGACAAGGGCCTGGGTGGGGTCGTGCGCGGGCAGCTGCTCATCTGCCTGGTCAACGGCGCGCTGACCTTCATCGGCCTCATCATCTTCGGCATCAAGTACAGCTTCTTGCTCGGGGTCATGGCCGGGATGTTCAGCCTGATCCCGATCTTCGGCACCATTCTGTCGTCGATCCCCATCATCGTCATCGCGATGGTCTCGGGGGAGTCCGGGCCGCAGCTCGGCCCTGCGCTGGGCATCCTGGCGTGGATCGTCGGCATCCACCTGCTCGAGGCCAACGTGCTCAATCCCAAGATCATCGGCGACTCCGCCGAGATCCATCCCGTCATCGTGGTGTTCGCGCTCATCGCGGGCGAGCACGTGTTCGGCCTGGTCGGCGCGTTGCTGGCGATCCCGGTCATGAGCATCGTGCAGACCATGTTCCTGCAGGCGCGGCGCCACTCGCCGGTGTTCAGCGGTGAGCACGACCTGGTGCCGGCACCGGCGCTGCGGGAGCCGCCGCGATGA
- a CDS encoding sigma 54-interacting transcriptional regulator has translation MNDTLVEDEPRDEEAARPRAWLIGIGSPEDNFASAGRICQLDGFNIVRFGRDEGADGLSLEESGTTLRVGIPFGWVSGEHAELLVSDDGRFTLRDLGSRNGTMVGPERITGAVRLRPGEVFEIGRSFWMVREMGLRKLGSARLTEIDATGTASPHLHHILRTLHRLAKSSIPIVLRGETGTGKEFLARAIHNVSGRAGPLVIANLGALSEARLEQVLFGEHGRPGLFEEANGGTLFLDELAELSPRVQAKLLVALTEGRAGRVGDELTQRSFDVRIIASTLQDLSRMVEEGRFRPELYSRIAGFVAELPPLRSRREDLGLLVRAFVQDLQREGRPTRITSNAFRRLLRCAWPFNVRQLRQTLSTAALLASGDGTLTADALAEVLEQDDGLPENPDEVRALRDELVRQLSRAGGDSDRIARDMNRTPQQIQRWLERFALRPESFRAIQ, from the coding sequence ATGAACGACACCCTCGTCGAAGACGAGCCACGGGACGAGGAGGCCGCCCGACCCCGGGCCTGGCTCATCGGCATCGGCTCGCCCGAGGACAACTTCGCGTCGGCCGGCCGGATCTGCCAGCTCGACGGGTTCAACATCGTCCGCTTCGGTCGCGACGAGGGCGCCGACGGCCTCTCGCTCGAAGAGTCGGGCACCACCCTGCGGGTGGGCATCCCGTTCGGCTGGGTCAGCGGTGAGCACGCCGAGCTGCTGGTCTCGGACGACGGTCGCTTCACGCTGCGCGACCTCGGCAGTCGCAACGGCACCATGGTCGGACCGGAGCGCATCACCGGCGCGGTCCGCCTGCGACCCGGCGAGGTGTTCGAGATCGGGCGATCGTTCTGGATGGTTCGCGAGATGGGCCTACGCAAGCTCGGCAGCGCCCGACTCACCGAGATCGATGCGACCGGGACCGCGAGCCCGCACCTGCACCACATCCTGCGTACGCTGCACCGGCTGGCCAAGAGCTCGATCCCGATCGTGCTCCGCGGTGAGACCGGCACCGGCAAGGAGTTCCTCGCCCGCGCGATCCACAACGTCAGCGGCCGCGCGGGCCCGCTGGTGATCGCCAACCTCGGCGCGCTGTCCGAGGCCCGACTCGAGCAGGTGCTGTTCGGCGAGCACGGCCGCCCGGGCTTGTTCGAAGAGGCCAACGGCGGCACGCTGTTCCTCGACGAGCTGGCCGAGTTGTCGCCGCGGGTGCAGGCCAAGCTGCTGGTGGCGCTGACCGAGGGCCGCGCCGGCCGCGTCGGCGACGAACTCACCCAGCGCAGCTTCGACGTGCGCATCATCGCGAGCACGCTGCAGGACCTCTCGCGCATGGTCGAGGAGGGTCGCTTTCGGCCCGAGCTCTACTCGCGCATCGCCGGCTTCGTCGCCGAGCTGCCGCCGCTGCGATCGCGCCGCGAGGACCTCGGGCTGCTGGTGCGGGCGTTCGTGCAGGACCTGCAGCGCGAAGGTCGGCCGACCCGCATCACCTCCAACGCGTTTCGCCGCCTGCTGCGGTGCGCGTGGCCGTTCAACGTGCGACAGCTGCGGCAGACGCTGTCGACGGCGGCGCTGTTGGCCTCCGGCGACGGCACGCTCACGGCCGACGCCCTGGCCGAGGTGCTCGAGCAGGACGACGGCCTGCCGGAGAACCCCGACGAGGTCCGTGCGCTGCGCGACGAGCTCGTGCGGCAGCTGTCACGCGCCGGCGGCGACTCCGATCGCATCGCCCGCGACATGAACCGCACGCCGCAGCAGATCCAGCGCTGGCTCGAGCGCTTCGCCCTGCGACCCGAGAGCTTCCGCGCGATCCAGTAG
- the polA gene encoding DNA polymerase I, which translates to MSDAPLRPEGGPGSLFIFDSYNFAFRAYHALPMLNAPDGRPVNAVHGFCRMVQAVRREFAPQYVVAIFDAGGDGHRREMYAEYKATRAPTPEDLRPQFPLIREATDALGIPRVEDRGYEADDLIASYTKAARAQGLRVVIVSGDKDLMQLVDDAAPACLLYDTMKSLTVGPQQVLEKFGVPPSRLGDLLALVGDSSDNVPGVPGIGPKTAAALLLEHGDLEGVLAAAPAIPQKARREKLVAHADDARMSRRLVALHEDVALPLPIPQLQDPGADEAAVVEFFEPLGFRQIVRELGSTVRRPAASATAGAPAAATVPVVDEGAIEIGRSGSFEADPDAIVVIGGDDEARLAALVEAWGAQPRLFVHALAEGDDPLRAQLIGLALGGGDGPVAYVPLQHRQADLVSGPTLPLPRVQALLAPLLAADRPQKLAHDHKGLGHLLSSVGLPLGAVAMDPMLVSYALDPARSAHDLEALVHDVLGATLPVADDSPRKGQGRSRRRAGDLDVPEAARVTGVRVQALRALVRDFTALLASVPTSARKLVDDIEMPLSWVLRRVEPRGIVVDTEQLARQSADLATQIAAVQAAVDQQAGHAVHIDSPIQLQKLLFEERSLPPTRKTKTGFTTDAKALEELALLDPIVVDILTYRSLTKLKGTYLDTLPALVDPATSRLRTSFHQAVAATGRLSSADPNLQNIPIRTAEGKRIREAFVAPPGRMLVALDYSQIELRILAHLSGDPNLVSAFVEGVDVHRRTAAEVFGVGEHEVSDEQRRIAKAVNFGVVYGQTAFGLAQQLGIPRGKAGSYIRAYFERVPGVDRYMRELITIASAKGYAETILGRKRRIPELGMRGPSRSYGERIARNTPIQGSAADILKLAMIAVERRLEHEPWAQMLLTVHDELIFECDERRVDELVALAKPLMQDAVTLSVPLSVEAGWGRSWAACKG; encoded by the coding sequence ATGAGCGACGCGCCGCTGCGTCCCGAGGGTGGCCCCGGCAGCCTCTTCATCTTCGACAGCTACAACTTCGCGTTCCGGGCCTACCACGCGCTGCCGATGCTGAACGCGCCGGACGGGCGTCCGGTCAACGCGGTGCACGGCTTCTGCCGCATGGTGCAGGCGGTGCGCCGCGAGTTCGCGCCGCAGTACGTCGTCGCGATCTTCGACGCCGGTGGCGATGGCCACCGCCGCGAGATGTACGCCGAGTACAAGGCCACGCGCGCGCCGACGCCGGAGGATCTGCGGCCGCAGTTTCCGCTGATCCGCGAGGCCACCGACGCGCTCGGCATCCCGCGCGTGGAGGATCGCGGCTACGAGGCCGATGATCTCATCGCCAGCTACACCAAGGCTGCGCGCGCCCAGGGCCTGCGCGTCGTGATCGTCTCGGGCGACAAGGACCTCATGCAGCTGGTCGACGACGCCGCGCCGGCGTGTCTGCTCTACGACACCATGAAGTCGCTGACGGTCGGCCCGCAGCAGGTGCTGGAGAAGTTCGGCGTGCCCCCGTCGCGCCTGGGCGACCTGCTCGCGTTGGTCGGCGACAGCTCCGACAACGTGCCGGGCGTGCCCGGCATCGGGCCCAAGACCGCCGCCGCGCTGCTGCTCGAGCACGGCGATCTCGAGGGCGTGCTCGCGGCGGCACCGGCGATCCCCCAGAAGGCGCGCCGCGAGAAGCTCGTCGCCCACGCCGACGACGCGCGGATGTCCCGGCGCCTGGTCGCGCTGCACGAGGACGTGGCGCTGCCGCTGCCGATCCCGCAGCTGCAGGATCCTGGCGCCGACGAAGCTGCAGTGGTCGAGTTCTTCGAGCCGCTCGGCTTCCGGCAGATCGTCCGCGAGCTCGGCAGCACCGTGCGGCGGCCGGCCGCCAGCGCCACCGCCGGCGCCCCGGCTGCAGCCACGGTGCCGGTGGTCGACGAGGGGGCGATCGAGATCGGCCGCAGCGGCAGCTTCGAGGCCGACCCCGACGCGATCGTCGTGATCGGCGGCGACGACGAGGCCAGGCTCGCGGCGCTGGTCGAGGCCTGGGGCGCGCAGCCGCGGCTGTTCGTCCACGCGCTCGCCGAGGGCGACGATCCGCTGCGCGCGCAGCTGATCGGCCTCGCGCTCGGGGGCGGCGACGGCCCGGTGGCCTACGTGCCGCTGCAGCACCGCCAGGCCGATCTCGTGTCGGGTCCGACGCTGCCGCTTCCGCGGGTGCAGGCGCTGCTGGCTCCGTTGCTGGCGGCCGACCGGCCGCAGAAGCTGGCCCACGATCACAAGGGCCTCGGGCACCTGTTGTCGTCGGTGGGGCTGCCGCTGGGCGCGGTCGCGATGGATCCGATGCTGGTCTCCTACGCGCTCGATCCGGCCCGCAGCGCCCACGACCTCGAGGCGTTGGTGCACGACGTGCTGGGCGCGACGTTGCCGGTCGCCGACGACAGCCCGCGCAAGGGGCAGGGCCGCAGCAGACGGCGCGCGGGCGACCTCGACGTGCCCGAGGCCGCGCGGGTGACCGGCGTGCGCGTGCAGGCCCTGCGCGCGCTGGTGCGCGACTTCACCGCGCTGCTGGCGAGCGTCCCGACCAGCGCCCGCAAGCTGGTCGATGACATCGAGATGCCGCTGTCGTGGGTGCTGCGGCGTGTCGAGCCCCGCGGCATCGTGGTCGACACCGAGCAGCTCGCGCGGCAGTCGGCGGATCTGGCCACGCAGATCGCCGCCGTGCAGGCCGCGGTCGACCAGCAGGCCGGCCACGCGGTGCACATCGACTCGCCGATCCAGCTGCAGAAGCTGCTGTTCGAGGAGCGCAGCTTGCCGCCGACGCGCAAGACCAAGACCGGCTTCACCACCGACGCCAAGGCGCTCGAGGAACTCGCGCTACTCGACCCCATCGTGGTCGACATCCTGACCTACCGCAGCCTGACCAAGCTGAAGGGCACCTACCTCGATACGTTGCCGGCGTTGGTCGACCCGGCGACCTCGCGCCTGCGCACCAGCTTCCACCAGGCGGTCGCGGCCACCGGGCGGCTGTCGAGCGCCGACCCCAACCTGCAGAACATCCCCATTCGCACCGCCGAGGGCAAGCGCATCCGCGAGGCGTTCGTGGCCCCGCCAGGACGCATGCTGGTCGCGCTCGACTACTCGCAGATCGAGCTGCGGATCCTCGCCCACCTCTCGGGCGACCCCAACCTCGTGTCGGCCTTCGTCGAGGGCGTCGACGTCCACCGGCGCACCGCCGCCGAGGTCTTCGGCGTCGGCGAGCACGAGGTCTCCGACGAGCAGCGGCGGATCGCGAAGGCGGTCAACTTCGGCGTGGTCTACGGCCAGACTGCGTTCGGTCTGGCGCAGCAGCTGGGCATCCCCCGCGGCAAGGCCGGCAGCTACATCCGGGCCTACTTCGAGCGCGTGCCCGGGGTCGATCGCTACATGCGCGAGCTCATCACGATCGCGTCGGCCAAGGGCTATGCCGAGACCATCCTCGGCCGGAAGCGGCGGATCCCGGAGCTGGGCATGCGGGGGCCGTCGCGCAGCTACGGCGAGCGCATCGCTCGCAACACGCCGATCCAGGGCAGTGCGGCCGACATCCTCAAGCTCGCGATGATCGCCGTCGAGCGCCGCCTCGAGCACGAGCCGTGGGCGCAGATGCTGCTCACGGTCCACGACGAGCTCATCTTCGAGTGCGACGAGCGGCGCGTCGACGAGCTGGTCGCGCTGGCCAAGCCGCTCATGCAGGACGCCGTGACGCTGTCGGTGCCGCTGTCGGTCGAGGCCGGCTGGGGCCGCAGCTGGGCCGCCTGCAAGGGCTAG